In a genomic window of Oncorhynchus keta strain PuntledgeMale-10-30-2019 chromosome 26, Oket_V2, whole genome shotgun sequence:
- the aagab gene encoding alpha- and gamma-adaptin-binding protein p34, whose amino-acid sequence MSASEDYEEQEDTATTIPSVLITSCDIGFNEQDLIKQILGTTSLPEPSKQEDTVVWYPWTINNKYYTADVSLCVVPSTYQMTSEIAQSMQAFIAYFDSTVKDGLEQLSPWISVVEDLAPEVLILVCDRVCESGVSRHEAHQWCLAHAFELVELSPEDLPDEEDDFPESTGVKRIVQALNANVWSSVEMKDEHSGGFGLMSSLVASRHNNPRPRQDTPPPSSSLPVEGVVDSGEPRRTEPNPDDRDTQVDTIVDPMLDLDIQELANLTAGDADVENFERLFTKLKEMKDKASWLPPEQRKLHAEKVAKAFWTAIGGDQDEIEGLSSGEES is encoded by the exons ATGTCCGCGTCTGAAGATTACGAAGAACAAGAAGACACAGCGACCACTATTCCATCCGTCCTCATTACGAGCTGTGACATTGGCTTTAATGAACAAGATTTGATAAAAC AGATTCTAGGCACCACATCGTTGCCAGAGCCGTCCAAGCAGGAGGATACGGTAGTGTGGTACCCATGGACTATCAACAACAAGTATTACACAGCAGACGTCAGCCTCTGTGTGGTGCCCAGTACCTACCAGATGACCTCGGAGATAGCCCAGTCCATGCAGGCTTTCATTGCTTACTTTGACAGCACagtg AAGGATGGTTTGGAGCAGCTGTCTCCCTGGATATCTGTGGTGGAAGACTTGGCTCCAGAGGTGCTCATCCTGGTCTGTGACCGAGTGTGTGAAAGTG GTGTCAGTAGACATGAGGCACATCAGTGGTGTTTAGCACACGCCTTTGAGTTGGTGGAACTCAGTCCCGAAGACCTGCCAGATGAGGAAG ATGACTTCCCAGAGTCTACAGGAGTGAAGAGGATTGTCCAGGCTCTCAACGCCAACGTGTGGTCCAGTGTGGAGATGAAGGATG aacaCAGTGGGGGCTTTGGTCTTATGAGCAGCTTGGTGGCCTCCAGACATAACAACCCACGGCCCAGGCAGGACACACCCCCACCG TCCTCCAGTCTGCCAGTAGAGGGCGTAGTAGACAGTGGGGAGCCTCGCAGGACTGAACCCAACCCTGACGACCGAGACACACAGGTTGACACCATCGTAG ATCCGATGCTTGATTTGGACATCCAGGAGCTGGCTAACCTGACGGCTGGGGACGCGGACGTGGAGAACTTCGAACGCCTCTTCACCAAACTGAAGGAGATGAAAG ATAAGGCTTCATGGCTACCTCCTGAACAGAGGAAACTCCATGCCGAGAAG GTTGCCAAGGCGTTTTGGACGGCAATCGGAGGAGACCAGGATGAGATAGAAGGCCTGTCGTCAGGGGAGGAGAGTTAA